The Tigriopus californicus strain San Diego chromosome 5, Tcal_SD_v2.1, whole genome shotgun sequence genome includes a region encoding these proteins:
- the LOC131880205 gene encoding putative ascorbate peroxidase translates to MASSKSVVLFALFLVSGYPVFAQDQWTMSEVDELKLLLRAFFEEDVDRAPGCLRLAFHDCVGYCDGCLNFGNPANGGLEDIYVEINDFYKNVLPLNGKTMSRADFFNLAGIVAVDTTVDYNNISCDEGLDPDCITMPKPPLRFLMGREDCVSSPDTEDNHEFPQGFMNHAEVMATMKRIFDLNTRQTVAILGAHTLGEMTRAGSGFDGSWKAQSDNKFKFDNRYYKFLLDDSITWTHRDANEGRSPDQRWQWTGRTNGEEIANMLDADIDLVKLLDIEDEGGHSTCSFEDCPDAPTKSIVQEYANDEAVWVKDFADAFERMTSTVPDPGVLAPPAA, encoded by the exons ATGGCTTCATCCAAGTCAGTCGTACTATTTGCCCTCTTCCTGGTTTCCGGGTATCCTGTTTTTGCTCAG GACCAATGGACCATGTCTGAGGTCGATGAGCTTAAGCTCCTCTTAAGAGCATTTTTTGAAGAGGACGTGGACCGAGCTCCAGGATGCCTTCGTTTGGCTTTTCATGATTGCGTTG GGTACTGCGACGGATGCTTAAATTTCGGAAATCCGGCTAATGGCGGTTTGGAGGATATTTACGTTGAAATCAATGACTTCTATAAGAACGTGCTGCCGTTGAATGGGAAAACAATGAGCAGAGCAGACTTCTTCAACCTCGCCGGGATTGTGGCGGTGGACACAACAGTCGACTACAACAATATCAGTTGCGATGAAGGTCTCGACCCGGATTGCATCACCATGCCCAAG CCCCCGCTTCGCTTCCTCATGGGTCGTGAGGATTGTGTCAGCTCTCCAGATACTGAGGATAATCACGAGTTTCCCCAGGGCTTCATGAACCATGCCGAAGTCATGGCAACTATGAAGAGGATTTTCGATTTGAATACGCGACAAACTGTGGCCATTTTGGGCGCTCACACCCTTGGTGAGATGACCAGAGCCGGATCGGGATTCGATGGAAGTTGGAAGGCTCAA AGCGATAACAAGTTCAAATTCGACAATCGATATTACAAGTTTCTCTTGGACGACAGTATTACGTGGACTCACCGAGACGCAAATGAAGGTCGATCCCCTGACCAAAGATGGCAATGGACAGGCCGCACGAATGGCGAGGAG ATTGCGAACATGTTGGATGCAGATATCGATCTTGTCAAACTCTTAGACATTGAGGACGA GGGTGGTCACAGCACTTGCAGCTTTGAGGATTGTCCAGACGCTCCAACCAAGAGTATCGTTCAAGAATACGCCAACGATGAGGCCGTTTGGGTTAAGGATTTTGCCGACGCCTTCGAGCGCATGACTTCCACTGTTCCCGATCCAGGGGTATTGGCCCCACCAGCGGCTTAA
- the LOC131880204 gene encoding origin recognition complex subunit 4-like isoform X1: MPFESPRKRIRFSHEEWLTPQKIADQLIQELEDKSFLGFREERNHLQGNLILRTLNGGESNSVLIMGGVGVGKTAFLNQVLADVTKERAKTKVVEDNVLVVRLSGWLQVDDRLALKEITRQLHLDNVVGDKVFGSFADHLEFLLASLKAGDQKSSKPVVFVLDQFDLFCEHHNQTLLYNLFDTAQSRAVPMIIIGLTPRIDVVEMMEKRVKSRFCHRSIHLNNPTSFNGYLEYFQHFLSPQIGNPDKSWKRHLKDKFLDTNSPGKKVLNQLYDMDSSISHLKYILHEALFQFLSDPNGSSFEPEHLEVAAKLWRPNFDEELLLGLTVLDLALAVAVKNTAFNKVDRHVNFEMVFHEFKTFVNRKCSMLNFDRSIIMKSWENLIHLEILRPLDRGAKVQNEYKDYIMDIMDLDLTKVVDKVPGIPLDLRDWAKTGFRESA; this comes from the exons ATGCCCTTTGAATCACCCCGGAAACGGATTCGTTTCTCTCATGAGGAGTGGTTGACTCCTCAGAAAATCGCCGATCAACTGATCCAAGAATTGGAGGACAAGTCGTTTCTGGGATTTCGAGAAGAGCGGAATCATCTCCAAGGTA ATTTGATTCTACGAACTCTAAATGGTGGGGAGTCCAATTCGGTATTGATCATGGGGGGCGTGGGGGTGGGCAAGACCGCTTTTTTGAACCAGGTTCTGGCTGATGTGACTAAAGAGAGAGCCAAGACCAAAGTTGTCGAGGACAACGTGTTGGTAGTTCGACTCAGTGGTTGGCTTCAAGTGGATGATCGGTTGGCCTTGAAAGAGATCACCCGCCAGCTTCACCTGGACAACGTGGTGGGCGATAAA GTATTTGGGTCCTTTGCTGaccatttggaatttttgctGGCAAGTCTCAAAGCGGGTGATCAAAAGTCTTCAAAGCCGGTAGTGTTTGTCTTGGATCAGTTTGATCTCTTTTGCGAGCACCATAACCAAACGCTACTGTATAACCTCTTCGACACGGCACAATCTCGAGCTGTGCCCATGATTATCATTGGACTCACGCCCAGGATCGATGTTGTGGAGATGATGGAAAAGCGGGTCAAATCCAGGTTTTGCCATCGATCCATTCATCTGAACAATCCGACGTCTTTCAACGGATATTTGGAATATTTCCAGCACTTCCTCTCACCTCAAATAGGCAATCCTGACAAATCCTGGAAAAGACACCTAAAGGACAAATTCCTGGATACAAATTCCCCGGGGAAAAAAGTCTTGAATCAACTCTATGACATGGATTCATCCATCAGTCACCTCAAGTATATCCTACACGAGGCCCTGTTCCAGTTTTTATCTGACCCAAATGGGTCTTCTTTTGAACCTGAGCATCTGGAAGTAGCGGCAAAGCTCTGGCGTCCCAATTTTGATGAAGAACTATTACTCGGTCTGACTGTCCTTGATCTAGCCCTCGCTGTTGCCGTCAAAAACACTGCTTTCAACAAAGTGGATCGACATGTCAATTTCGAGATGGTCTTTCACGAATTCAAGACGTTTGTAAACCGAAAGTGTTCCATGCTGAACTTCGACCGCTCCATTATTATGAAGAGTTGGGAGAATCTCATTCATCTCGAGATTCTCCGACCTTTGGACCGCGGAGCGAAAGTCCAAAACGAGTACAAAGACTACATCATGGACATCATGGATCTGGATCTGACAAAAGTGGTGGACAAGGTGCCGGGCATTCCATTAGACCTTCGCGACTGGGCGAAGACTGGGTTCAGAGAATCTGCTTAG
- the LOC131880204 gene encoding origin recognition complex subunit 4-like isoform X2 — protein sequence MPFESPRKRIRFSHEEWLTPQKIADQLIQELEDKSFLGFREERNHLQDLILRTLNGGESNSVLIMGGVGVGKTAFLNQVLADVTKERAKTKVVEDNVLVVRLSGWLQVDDRLALKEITRQLHLDNVVGDKVFGSFADHLEFLLASLKAGDQKSSKPVVFVLDQFDLFCEHHNQTLLYNLFDTAQSRAVPMIIIGLTPRIDVVEMMEKRVKSRFCHRSIHLNNPTSFNGYLEYFQHFLSPQIGNPDKSWKRHLKDKFLDTNSPGKKVLNQLYDMDSSISHLKYILHEALFQFLSDPNGSSFEPEHLEVAAKLWRPNFDEELLLGLTVLDLALAVAVKNTAFNKVDRHVNFEMVFHEFKTFVNRKCSMLNFDRSIIMKSWENLIHLEILRPLDRGAKVQNEYKDYIMDIMDLDLTKVVDKVPGIPLDLRDWAKTGFRESA from the exons ATGCCCTTTGAATCACCCCGGAAACGGATTCGTTTCTCTCATGAGGAGTGGTTGACTCCTCAGAAAATCGCCGATCAACTGATCCAAGAATTGGAGGACAAGTCGTTTCTGGGATTTCGAGAAGAGCGGAATCATCTCCAAG ATTTGATTCTACGAACTCTAAATGGTGGGGAGTCCAATTCGGTATTGATCATGGGGGGCGTGGGGGTGGGCAAGACCGCTTTTTTGAACCAGGTTCTGGCTGATGTGACTAAAGAGAGAGCCAAGACCAAAGTTGTCGAGGACAACGTGTTGGTAGTTCGACTCAGTGGTTGGCTTCAAGTGGATGATCGGTTGGCCTTGAAAGAGATCACCCGCCAGCTTCACCTGGACAACGTGGTGGGCGATAAA GTATTTGGGTCCTTTGCTGaccatttggaatttttgctGGCAAGTCTCAAAGCGGGTGATCAAAAGTCTTCAAAGCCGGTAGTGTTTGTCTTGGATCAGTTTGATCTCTTTTGCGAGCACCATAACCAAACGCTACTGTATAACCTCTTCGACACGGCACAATCTCGAGCTGTGCCCATGATTATCATTGGACTCACGCCCAGGATCGATGTTGTGGAGATGATGGAAAAGCGGGTCAAATCCAGGTTTTGCCATCGATCCATTCATCTGAACAATCCGACGTCTTTCAACGGATATTTGGAATATTTCCAGCACTTCCTCTCACCTCAAATAGGCAATCCTGACAAATCCTGGAAAAGACACCTAAAGGACAAATTCCTGGATACAAATTCCCCGGGGAAAAAAGTCTTGAATCAACTCTATGACATGGATTCATCCATCAGTCACCTCAAGTATATCCTACACGAGGCCCTGTTCCAGTTTTTATCTGACCCAAATGGGTCTTCTTTTGAACCTGAGCATCTGGAAGTAGCGGCAAAGCTCTGGCGTCCCAATTTTGATGAAGAACTATTACTCGGTCTGACTGTCCTTGATCTAGCCCTCGCTGTTGCCGTCAAAAACACTGCTTTCAACAAAGTGGATCGACATGTCAATTTCGAGATGGTCTTTCACGAATTCAAGACGTTTGTAAACCGAAAGTGTTCCATGCTGAACTTCGACCGCTCCATTATTATGAAGAGTTGGGAGAATCTCATTCATCTCGAGATTCTCCGACCTTTGGACCGCGGAGCGAAAGTCCAAAACGAGTACAAAGACTACATCATGGACATCATGGATCTGGATCTGACAAAAGTGGTGGACAAGGTGCCGGGCATTCCATTAGACCTTCGCGACTGGGCGAAGACTGGGTTCAGAGAATCTGCTTAG
- the LOC131880837 gene encoding THAP domain-containing protein 2-like yields the protein MPQNCAALDCAKFHYKFRRSFHKFPKDEELRQKWLQAMRRPDLEVTKYTNICHVHFHLKDLYLNTDRIQLHAKAVPARFHFPETGWILTWDRDRQCPISEEKFQSLKGSTEPPDPALAGLPGLEHLLPEPDLPKKLQFTGPMPPLAEDVKTSSKKSLSKKSKSKESSNLTRTSNRPARKRAKPQRFEDQVLDSDEMEEASSEEDYRSAPKLEINPESGDEDLFNEYVSIAEEEEEDHDEQDELEENEMIGRKRPRRKLGRKKLHHLDDVSFGKDLGDDPVTAEVMIHDAGAKEVESRLIEPVLMPYQWEWKSVFENEKYIIHKGLPLK from the exons ATGCCTCAGAATTGCGCTGCTTTAGATTGCGCCAAATTCCATTACAAATTCCGCCGGAGTTTCCACAAGTTCCCCAAGGACGAGGAATTGCGCCAGAAATGGCTCCAAGCTATGCGTCGCCCTGATTTGGAG GTGACCAAATATACCAATATTTGTCACGTTCACTTCCATTTGAAGGACCTATATTTAAACACGGATCGAATCCAATTACACGCCAAAGCCGTTCCAGCTCGATTTCATTTCCCGGAAACTGGATGGATCCTCACTTGGGACCGGGACAGACAGTGTCCCATCTCTGAGGAAAAATTCCAGAGTCTCAAGGGCTCCACCGAG CCTCCAGATCCGGCTTTAGCTGGCTTGCCCGGTCTTGAGCACTTGTTGCCCGAACCAGATTTACCTAAGAAACTTCAATTTACCGGCCCCATGCCGCCGTTGGCCGAAGACGTAAAGACCTCCAGCAAGAAATCTCTCAGCAAAAAGAGCAAGTCGAAAGAGAGCTCTAATCTCACTCGAACCTCTAATCGACCGGCCCGCAAAAGAGCTAAG CCGCAGAGATTTGAAGACCAGGTCTTGGATAGCGATGAGATGGAGGAGGCGTCTTCGGAGGAGGATTATCGTTCGGCACCTAAACTTGAAATCAACCCGGAAAGTGGTGACGAAGATCTTTTCAACGAATATGTTTCCATCgctgaggaagaggaggaagatcaCGACGAACAGGACGAAttggaggaaaatgaaatgatagGACGCAAAAGGCCTCGTCGAAAACTGGGGCGAAAGAAGTTGCATCATCTTGATGATGTCTCATTTGGAAAGGATTTGGGAGATGATCCTGTGACTGCAGAAGTGATGATTCATGACGCGGGAGCCAAAGAAGTAGAATCGCGATTGATTGAG CCTGTTCTAATGCCGTATCAGTGGGAGTGGAAATCAGTGttcgaaaatgaaaagtaCATAATCCATAAAGGTTTGCCCTTGAAGTGA